The genomic stretch TCCCCGTAAACCTCGCTATTCCGGTAACAATCCAGTAACACAAAGTAACGGGTGCTGCAAGGTTTCTGCTTTGCAACCACCCCCAAAAACATTCAAATAGGAACCCCGTAAGTTCTGGTGCGTGGGCGTTTGGTGGGGGAGAGAGACTCTCCCCGTCGGTGTTCTGCAAATGTAAATTTAGAAATTTATCTCCTATTGTGACATACAATCAGTTAACCCAAGTTGCATTTGTGAGTTGAATCTTGCTTTTAATTGTTAATCCGAAAGTGAATGAATTAGAAACAATGTATGTTGTTTTATCTGGTAATGAAATATTTACCGAAATAGTCCATATCTGCACATAATGAATTGTAGCGAATGTTATTTAGGTTTACATTCAATCTGATATTTATTGCCGGGAATAGTGAAAATTTTATTTTTGAGTTAACAAAAAATTCAGTCCTGCTCCCCAAAACATGTGAATAATGTAACTATAAAACGGAATTGTGTAATCTATGTACGCAACGGAATGCCTTAATTTGCATTTATATTATTGACAATTAAAACAAACAGCATGAAAAACTTTCATTATTTGCTCATTTTAACTATTGCGGTATTATCTGTATTTCTCTTTGCATCTTTTGCAGAGGAAAATATATCAGTTAATCCGATAGTAAAAGTCTGGACTTTACAATCGAAGACTGTGGCAGGGGTGACTGTTGCAACAACCTGTGACCCGAATTCGAAGTGGGATTTTAAAGCCGATGGAACATACGTTATTACGGATAATTGTGACAGTATAGAATCGGGAGCGTGGAAATTGTCTGACGATGCCAAAACTATCACTTTGGACGGTGTTACTGCTTATAATGTTGTAGAAAGCAGTGTTGGTTCTCTCGTAATTGAAACGAAGGTAGCTGAAATTGGATTGATCCGATGGTCGTTTAATTAAGGAATCGGCATATAGAGTCATACACTAATCGTTAGCCCGTTGGGGAGTTGTGCTTTTCGTGAAAGGAATAAGTGAATACCGTATGTTTTACCATATTCTTACACTACTGTCCGAC from Williamwhitmania taraxaci encodes the following:
- a CDS encoding lipocalin family protein; translated protein: MKNFHYLLILTIAVLSVFLFASFAEENISVNPIVKVWTLQSKTVAGVTVATTCDPNSKWDFKADGTYVITDNCDSIESGAWKLSDDAKTITLDGVTAYNVVESSVGSLVIETKVAEIGLIRWSFN